The Fulvivirga maritima genome segment CCATATGTTGAGAAGGTTGCGTAAATCTGTGTCCAGCTCTTTAACATCTTTACCCTGAGCAACCGTTCTAATGATTACTCCATAATTATCAGGTTTGATAGATGATACCAGACGAACTAATCGTTTTCGTTCGTCACTGCTGGCAATTTTCTTGGAAATATTTACGGTGTTTGAAAAAGGAACAAGCACCAAATATCTTCCTGCTATTGACAACTCACAGGATAATCGTGGCCCCTTGGTTGAGATGGGTTCTTTAACCACCTGAACTAGAATTTGCTGATTTTTGGAAAGAACACTACTTATCTTTCCATGCTTATCTATGTCAGGCTTTAGACTGAATTTTTCAAGTTTGCTGGAAGTATTCTTTTTAGAAACTGCCCGCTTGGTGAAATCATGCAGCGAACTAAATTTAGGACCCAAGTCAAGGTAATGCAGAAACGCATCTTTCTCATAACCAATATCAATAAAGGCTGCATTGAGACCCTGAACCACTTTTCTAACAGTGCCCAGGTATATGTCACCTACATTAAATTGATTGCCATCTTCATCATGATGGAACTCAACCAGGCTTTTATCTTTTAATAGGGCTATACGACATCCATTCTGAGTCGAATTGATTATTAATTCGTTACTCAAAACTTAATAATTTGGATTAAAAAATCTGATGTGTACAGTGAAAAGGCCGGCTTCGCCTGTAAATGGAGCCGGCTCATTTAATAACCTAGTGTGAGATTATTTTTTCTTGTGTCTGTTCTTTCTTAATCTCTTCTTTCTCTTGTGAGTAGCAATCTTATGTCTTTTTCTTTTCTTACCGCAAGGCATAATCTTTAAAATTTTTGTCGCTTAGTGATAAGCGATGGTTTAACAATCTTTTTATCTAATATCTTCCAGATAAGAATCCACAGTAGCTTGTACTTCAGGATCATCATCCAGTGTTTTTACTAATTCAAATTGTTCTTTAGCCTTTTCCTTATTCCCTGTTTCCAAATAACTCACTCCCAGAAAAAACTGAGCTTGTGTATTTTTTGGATAAACCTCTACCAGTTTGCTAAAATGCTCTACAGCTTTTGCATACTGATTAGATTGCATGGATAATACTCCTAAATTGAACATGGCCTTTTCGTTTTTGGGGTCTTGTTCAATAATCTCTTTTAACATACCAACTCCTTTCATTGGTTTAGTAGAAAGATAAGTCATGGCTAACTTATTTTTAACATCTAAGTTAGATGGAGTGTTTTCCATTACTTTTAAGAAATATTCTTGTGCTTTTTCTCCCAAATAGGCACGTTTTTGAGGTTCCATGGCAAAACCAAAAGCATCATAATATGTGCTCCCGGCTCTTTCCCAGTTTTCCTCGTTTGGAATATTCTCAGCTATTATTTCAACGAACTTAGCTGCACTGTCATATTTATTAATGCTCAGATACAGCTCGGCTAAAGAGTCTGCAAAGATAACACTTTTTTCAATATTACTACTATTTGCGTAGTCAATCTTTAAATTATCTATTTTTTTCTGCACATCCTCTGGAACGGCCTGTCCATGTGGTGTGTCGCCGGTTTCTATTTCTGTAGGAGTAGGTTCGGCGTGGGAGCTGCCGGCTGGGGTTTCGTTAGGCACGGCTTTGTCATCATTGTCTACCACTACTTTTGGTAGTGTGAAAATTATGGCCACCAAAACGGCAGCAGATATAATTAAAATTATCCTTGTCTTTAGCATGCGTTATAGTTTAAGCTGCAAAAATACAAGGATAATCTCAATTGCGAAAAGTGTAGGCTAGTTGTTCACGTCTTTTACTTTATCGCTCGTTTTAATTTTTTCTACAAAAACTTTAGATGGTTTAAAACTAGGTATGTAATGCTCGTCGATTACAATAGCTGTGTTTTTGGAAATGTTTCGCGCAATTTTCTTTTTGCGTTTCTTATTTACAAAGCTGCCGAAGCCTCTAACATAAATGTTATTACCTTCTGACATGGCATTTTTGACTATATTAAAAAATGCTTCAACCGTTACAGAGACATCGGATTTATCAATTCCTGTTTTATCTGATATTTCTGCTATTACTTCTGCTTTAGTCACGTTATATCTTTAGATTTGATTAAAAAATAGTTAAGTAAGTACTGGTCAGCAAATTTAGACTGAGCGGTCGGATATAAAAATTAAATATGTAAA includes the following:
- a CDS encoding tetratricopeptide repeat protein, with the translated sequence MLKTRIILIISAAVLVAIIFTLPKVVVDNDDKAVPNETPAGSSHAEPTPTEIETGDTPHGQAVPEDVQKKIDNLKIDYANSSNIEKSVIFADSLAELYLSINKYDSAAKFVEIIAENIPNEENWERAGSTYYDAFGFAMEPQKRAYLGEKAQEYFLKVMENTPSNLDVKNKLAMTYLSTKPMKGVGMLKEIIEQDPKNEKAMFNLGVLSMQSNQYAKAVEHFSKLVEVYPKNTQAQFFLGVSYLETGNKEKAKEQFELVKTLDDDPEVQATVDSYLEDIR
- a CDS encoding HU family DNA-binding protein, with amino-acid sequence MTKAEVIAEISDKTGIDKSDVSVTVEAFFNIVKNAMSEGNNIYVRGFGSFVNKKRKKKIARNISKNTAIVIDEHYIPSFKPSKVFVEKIKTSDKVKDVNN